From the Oceanispirochaeta sp. genome, the window GTTTCAGTTTCCCCGGACTTCCCATTCTCAGGGACGGAGTGAATCAAAAAGCCATAGTCGCCCAATGGGGGCTGGTTCCCTCCTGGGTCAGAGACCCGGAGAAGGCAAAGCGTATCCGTTCTGGTACCTTGAATGCCCGTTGGGAGACTGTGGGGGAGAAGCCTTCATTCCGTGACAGCTGGCCTGGGAAGCGCTGCCTCCTTCCGGTGGAGGGTTTTTTTGAACCCCACCTGGAGGAGGGGATAAAGTCCACCTGGTATATCCGCAGAAAGGATGGCGGTCTTCTTTATCTGGGAGGGATCTATCAGGAAAATCATATTCTGAACAGTCCATATCCGACGCTGACCTTTTCCATCCTCACTCTGGGAGCATGGGATCTCCTGGCAGAAGTGCATAATGAAAAGCTGCGGATGCCTCTTCTCCTGGGGGGTGAACGGGCCGAGAAGTGGCTGGCCCCTGAGGGATCATCTCCCGATCCTGCCGATCCTTCCTGGTGTCTGAACCAGGATCTTCTGGAAGCGTCTGAGTTTGCCCCCCCGGAACAATCCGGGTCCTGGTCCCAGGGCTCCCTCTTCCAGGGATCTTGATCCCTTTAAATCCGGCATCATGTTGATTGATGTATTCAGGTTGGGTATAATTCAATTGATCAATCAGTCAAAATTCGAGTAAATCTGTTTTTGATGTACAACTATGGTTCCCGGGAACATCCCGTATGTGAGGTAATGTGAAGACCTGTTTTAGAAATGACGCTCGTCAGAAAGTCTGCGGTACTGCCCGCTTTGCAGATGATTACTCCTTTCCCCGCATGGTCCATTCCGTTCCTGTGTACAGCGATTATGTTCACGCCCGGATCACGGCAATTCTGGTGGAAGAGGCCGAGAGGATGCCCGGAGTTCTGGCTGTACAGACCTGGAAGGATGTGCCCGGTGCCCTGACT encodes:
- a CDS encoding SOS response-associated peptidase, translated to MCFSVALTRETIENDPRFSHLLDDLYYNSGFRISGFSFPGLPILRDGVNQKAIVAQWGLVPSWVRDPEKAKRIRSGTLNARWETVGEKPSFRDSWPGKRCLLPVEGFFEPHLEEGIKSTWYIRRKDGGLLYLGGIYQENHILNSPYPTLTFSILTLGAWDLLAEVHNEKLRMPLLLGGERAEKWLAPEGSSPDPADPSWCLNQDLLEASEFAPPEQSGSWSQGSLFQGS